One Clostridium sp. CM027 genomic window carries:
- a CDS encoding menaquinone biosynthesis decarboxylase, which yields MAYKDLQDFINYLKEKKLLDEIEIEVDSDLEITEIADRVSKKNGNALLFKNVKNSDYPVLINSLGSYERINYGLEVEDLDEIAETIMDFMDVTNYITLMNKVKSIPKLARLARVFPKKVKNAPCQEIIEEADLSTLPILKCWPKDGGRYITLPLVITKDPETNQQNVGMYRLQVYDKNTTGMHWHLHKDGKEIYEKYRKIGMKMPVSVAIGCDPATIYAATAPLPKMIDEMIFAGFLRKSPLEIVKCITNDIYVPANAEFVLEGYVDLDEKRLEGPFGDHTGYYSLEDMYPVFHIEKITRKKNPVYVTTVVGKPPMEDCYLGKATERIFLPLIKVQCPEIIDMNFPLEGVFHNCVIVSIKKAYPKHAHKVMNALWGLGQMMYTKMIIVVDENIDPHDISTVAWKVFNNIDPKRDLVISDGPLDALDHASNTPHYGSRIGIDATKKWPTEGHLRPWPDDIEMSDEIKEMVDKRWKEYGIKET from the coding sequence ATGGCTTATAAAGATTTACAGGATTTTATAAATTATTTGAAAGAAAAAAAACTTTTAGATGAAATTGAAATAGAAGTAGATAGTGATCTTGAAATTACGGAGATAGCTGATAGGGTTTCAAAAAAAAATGGTAATGCATTGCTTTTTAAGAATGTGAAAAATTCTGACTACCCAGTATTAATTAATTCTTTAGGAAGCTACGAAAGAATTAACTATGGACTAGAAGTGGAAGATCTTGATGAAATTGCGGAGACTATAATGGATTTTATGGACGTTACTAATTACATAACGTTAATGAATAAGGTAAAATCTATTCCAAAACTTGCTAGGCTTGCAAGGGTATTTCCTAAAAAAGTCAAAAATGCACCTTGTCAAGAGATAATAGAGGAAGCGGATTTAAGTACACTTCCAATATTAAAGTGCTGGCCAAAAGATGGAGGACGATACATAACACTGCCACTCGTAATAACAAAGGATCCAGAGACTAACCAGCAGAACGTTGGAATGTATAGGCTTCAAGTATATGATAAAAATACCACTGGTATGCATTGGCATCTACATAAAGACGGCAAAGAGATATATGAAAAATATAGGAAGATTGGAATGAAAATGCCTGTATCTGTAGCCATAGGCTGTGACCCGGCAACTATATATGCAGCAACTGCACCACTTCCAAAAATGATAGATGAAATGATTTTTGCAGGATTTCTTAGAAAATCACCTTTAGAAATTGTTAAATGTATCACCAATGACATTTATGTACCTGCTAATGCTGAATTTGTACTAGAAGGATATGTAGACTTAGATGAAAAAAGACTAGAAGGCCCCTTCGGTGACCATACAGGATATTATTCTCTTGAAGATATGTATCCCGTGTTTCATATTGAAAAGATTACAAGAAAAAAGAATCCAGTATATGTTACAACCGTTGTAGGTAAGCCTCCTATGGAAGATTGTTACCTAGGAAAAGCTACAGAACGGATTTTTTTACCCCTAATAAAGGTTCAATGCCCAGAAATAATAGACATGAATTTCCCTTTAGAAGGAGTATTTCATAATTGTGTAATTGTTTCTATTAAAAAAGCCTATCCAAAGCATGCTCATAAAGTTATGAATGCGCTATGGGGTCTTGGACAAATGATGTATACAAAAATGATTATAGTTGTAGATGAAAATATAGATCCACATGATATTTCAACCGTTGCATGGAAAGTATTTAACAATATTGACCCTAAGAGGGATCTAGTAATTTCAGATGGACCTTTAGATGCACTAGACCATGCATCAAATACTCCTCATTATGGATCTAGAATAGGTATAGATGCTACAAAAAAATGGCCCACAGAAGGACATTTAAGACCTTGGCCAGATGATATAGAAATGTCGGATGAAATTAAGGAAATGGTAGATAAGAGGTGGAAGGAATATGGTATTAAAGAAACTTAA
- a CDS encoding UbiA-like polyprenyltransferase — protein MVLKKLKKYGELVMFSHTLFSLPFALIAMIWAADGLPSGPTIFWILIALIGARNGANALNRIVDKDIDKKNPRTASRHLPKGIVKDYEVWGIIILCFSIFILAAYELNDLCFLLSPVALFLFIIYSYTKRFTWICHIILGITCGGAPVGAWLAVTGKFALTPIILGAVVTLWVAGFDIIYATQDIDFDRKAGLFSIPAKFGLKGALYISTLFHFIMILLLFSLYFIMHTGLIYLFGIFISAILLALEHYIVSPTNEKKMKIASYHINQVVSVLIFVFTVLDMFIYYN, from the coding sequence ATGGTATTAAAGAAACTTAAAAAATATGGAGAGTTAGTTATGTTTTCGCATACATTATTTTCACTTCCTTTCGCTTTAATAGCAATGATTTGGGCAGCAGATGGGTTACCTTCAGGTCCTACAATATTTTGGATATTAATTGCTTTGATTGGAGCTCGCAATGGAGCTAATGCTCTCAATAGAATTGTAGATAAAGATATTGATAAAAAGAATCCTAGAACGGCAAGTAGACATTTGCCAAAAGGAATAGTAAAGGATTATGAAGTCTGGGGAATCATAATACTGTGTTTTTCAATCTTTATTTTAGCAGCCTATGAATTAAATGATTTATGTTTTCTATTATCACCAGTGGCGCTTTTTCTTTTTATAATTTATTCCTATACTAAAAGATTTACATGGATATGCCATATTATTCTAGGTATTACTTGTGGAGGAGCTCCTGTGGGAGCATGGCTTGCAGTAACAGGAAAATTTGCGCTCACACCAATTATTTTAGGTGCTGTAGTTACTCTATGGGTAGCAGGGTTTGATATAATTTATGCAACTCAAGATATTGACTTTGATAGAAAGGCAGGTTTATTTTCTATACCTGCTAAATTTGGCCTAAAGGGGGCTTTATACATATCCACCTTGTTTCACTTTATTATGATTTTACTTTTATTTAGCTTATATTTTATAATGCATACAGGTCTTATATATTTATTTGGTATTTTTATAAGTGCTATTTTATTAGCATTAGAACATTATATTGTATCGCCAACAAACGAAAAGAAGATGAAAATTGCTTCTTATCACATAAACCAAGTTGTAAGTGTTTTGATATTTGTTTTTACTGTATTAGATATGTTTATATATTATAATTAA